Genomic window (Tolypothrix sp. NIES-4075):
TGCCAAAAATAACACTAATTGTGCGACTTGCTCAGATGTTCCTGGTTTACCATCAGTCAAGGGAATTTTACCTTCAGGAAACTCAACTGGTTCTTGGATATGTTCTAAATCTCTTGTTTGGGTGCTGTCACCAATATTAGTTTCAATTGCCCCAGGACAAACTACATTAACACGAATACGGTGTTTAGCAAGTTCTAAAGCAATCATTTTTGTGAAAGCAACTTGTGCGGCTTTAGAACATGAATAAGCAGTCGCACCGCTATTACTAAAAATGCGTGTCCCATTAACAGAAGAAGTAATAATAATCGACCCACCCTGCTTTTTCAGGTGAGGTACGGCATATTTAACTGTTAAAAAGGTTCCTTTCAGATTGATGTTGATTGTTTTGTCCCATTCTTCGGGTGTAAGTTCATCTATAGGTGCCCAAACTCCATTAATTCCGGCGTTAGCAAATACAATATCTAAACGTCCCCACTTATCTGCAATCTGCTGAATTGCTTGTTGCATTTCTTCTGGCTGGGAAATATCAGCAATCAGTGGAATTGCTTCGCCATTGTCGCTTTTAATTTGGGCAACAGTTTCTTCTAGTTCTTCCTTTGTATGCCCTAATGCGGCAACTTTAGCACCTTCTTTAGCAAACAACTTTGCCGTTGCCTTCGCAATGCCGGAACCTGCTCCTGTCACCAATGCTACTTTATTTGTAAGTTGCATAAATATTTTATTTACGAATTGGGCATTATTAATCGTTAGTTGGATAAAATCCCACTAACCACATCTTTTCCTTTAGTTATTTAACAGAAAGCGAAAGCATTAGTCATACTGCTATTGGCAGAAAGGGTTTCTCTACCTAATGGCAGAAAATTTGCAGTACTGCTGAGTTGAGGTATGAATCAACATCTAGAGATATAACAGTTTGGTATTACATAAATTTTGCGTCATAAATCAAATCAGTAACGCCAAACAATCCCCAGAAACCCGGTTTCTTGGAGAAACCGGTTTTCTAACTATGCTGAGGTAGTCTTTTTCAGTTTTGCTTTAGTAGCAACAGCGACTAAAGCAGATAAAAAAAGTAAAGCCGGACTAGTTGAAGGTTCAGGTACCGAAACTTTGACTTGACTTCTTCTAACTTGGATGAAAGTTAAATTTGTTGGAGTGGCAAAAGAGCGTTTTAAAGAACCTTCAAACAAAGCTGTTGCAAATTCTGTATTGCCACCAAAATTAAACTGAGTATCTTGATTAGATAAAGTGAAATATTCGCTTTTTTGACTTGTAATAAAATCTTTGTTATTGAAAGAATTTACATTTGCCGTCAAGGAGAAAAAATCTAAAGGACTTTTTTTAATATTAGACGTGCCATTAGATAATATCCGATCAAAAAAATCATCTAAAAGATTTGGGTCGGTAATATCAGTTGTGTCATATAACAAAAAAGAAATATCTGCACTTGCTTTGGCATTCTCTGCTGGTTCATCTATTGATGTTTCCAAGTCTAAAAATGCTGTAAAGTCTACAGAAAAAGATTGCCCAGCATCTACAAAAAAGTTACCTAAAACTTTACCCTCAGCGTTTGCCAATCCTAAATAATTTTTATTTTTACCAAAGGCTTGACTTAAAGATTTATTTATTACTTCTGGTGGTTCGAGGAGAAAATCTATGTTTGCATTATTAGTGGCTGATACCTCGCCATCTTTGGCGACAGTTGAGGTGTTAGCATTATTTACAGTTGCGGTTACTTCCGGGTCAAGGCTAAAGTTGCTTAAAGAAAATTCTCCTTGAGATAAAGCTAATGTAGCAGCCTGACTGGGTGATATTACTAAGCTAGTAGTAGCTATCAAAGGAGTAACCAATACAAAAAAGCAGTGAGTAGATCTCAAAGTAGGCATGATAAATTTATGAGTGTATAGTGATATCTACTGATTTTGTCCATTAATCAGCCACCCTGTAAATTTCTATCATCAGTAGTATTGCGGTTATTACAATCTACATCTCTTTTTGCCTTGTTTACAGAAATTTTCCGAAATTATATAAATCAGCGGGAATTCAGTGGTAAAAAGTTAGGAGTTAGAATATAAGCTTGATTGATGATGCGATCGCAGCACTTCAAATTGAGTTGGAAACAAAAAAAGGGTTTAGTAGCAGGGCGTGCGATAGTTGAGTGGTTGAAACAAAAACATGGACTTAATATTGAGTATGGAACGGTTTATGCATGGGTTCGATATCGGTTAGTAGCAAAACTAAAAGTACTACGTCCTCAAATTTACAAGCAGGATGAAGAGTTAGTATCTGAATAAAAAAAACTCGGTATTGCGGAGATGATGCGGCAGTATCCTTCTAAAGCCCGCTCAGAAAATTTGGCGCTCGTCGCTCCGAGTATCGTTGCAAACCAGGTGCGGCTCGTAGATCCCGGTCCGAACCTTACGCCTCCACAGTCGTGCGAGGTTCAGTTCGCTGTCGTCCAAGTCAACGACCGCCATTACTGGTTCACCGTGCTGCGGACACTGCACGAGCCATTCCCCGCAAGGTGAAATCAGACCAGACGGTGCGCCTTCGGACTGTGCGAGTGCGGCATAGCTGACCCAGTAGCTGTTCATCGCCGCGAGTGCCTGTGCCTGGGTAGCGAACACCCCCCTGTTATTCGGCGTACCTGGACCAGCGGTCGAGAACAGAACGCAATCGACATCAAGCCGCTCGTACTCGCTGAACACTTCTGTAAACTGACATTCCATGCCAACCGAGCATCCAAACCGTAGACCCGTCAACCTGGAACGTCACCGGGATGCAGCCTGGTGTGTACATGAAGGTTAGCTTGGTCTTCGACAGCATCCGCTCGTCGTATCGCGTCACTACCTCGCCCCGCTCCGAGATGACGTACAAGCTGTTGTGCGGACGGTGCGGTGGTGTCAGCCGATGCACCGAACCGAGAACGACCCACAGCCGTAGCTCTCGCGCCAAGGCAGCGGTCTGGTTCAACTCCTGCTGGAGAACGTCCCACTGGACTCGATTCCAGTCTGCTGCCCCAACTTTCTCGCAGCCATCGCTGGACATAATGCGCTTATGCGGAGAACAAGTAGCTCCCTCTGGGAAGTGTATAAGCCTCGCGCCCGCTTCGTGTGCGAGGCACATCAGACATCGGATCTCGCGCCCGCTCTCGCGCAGTTGAACGCTATTGCTAGGGTCTTCACGAAGTGTGGTTTGCGCTACAGCCATCCGTAGGCGTTTCGGTTCCGACATAGCTTCTGTTTCCATTCAATTAATTTCCCCGGAGAGTGGGAAGTTCCTCAATTTAAACCTAGATTCTGCTTAATTGTAGCTAACTGCAAACATAAATTTTGACACTCTCCCGAAACATTGAATTTACTACGCTCTAATCATTGACATTGCATCTTAATCAATCTGGTTTTCGCTTTCCTTGACCGAGATTTTATCTATAAATTCTAATTGTATTTAACTGCATTTATGCCTCAAGGACGCAAAAAAACGCCTTCTGGCAGATGTAAAGATTTAAGAAACTAAGTATAAATTAAGTCGGATGTCAGGTAAAGATTGCCAAAAGGAGACTTGTAGATGAATGTGAAGGGAATTTTGGGGCTATTCCAAGAGACATTTCAAGAATGGAATAATGATAAAGCCTCGCGGTTATCGGCAGCGTTAGCTTATTACACGATATTTTCCATTGCACCGTTGTTAATTATTGTAATTGCGATCGCTGGTGCGGTATTCGGAGAAGAAGCCGCAAGTGGTCAAATTTTCGCGCAAATTCAAGGTTTAGTTGGGGAAGCTGGGGCAAAACTCATCCAAGAAGCAATTAAAAATGCCAGTCAACCAAAGCAGGGTACGATCGCTTCCATCATCAGTGTTGTAGTTCTGCTATTTGGTGCCACTGGTCTATTTACTGAACTACAAGATGCCCTAAATACAATTTGGGAAGTGCAGCCTAAACCAGGACGCGCTGTCAAAAACATGGTTCGCACTCGCTTTTTGTCGTTTGCGATGGTGCTGGGTATCGGCTTTTTACTTCTCGTGTCCTTGGTAATTAGTGGAGTATTAGCAGCAATAGTAGCTTACTTTAACAACTTGATACCAGGTATTGCTTTTATCTGGCAGATAGTTAATTTCTTAGTTGGTTTTGCAATCAGTACTGTGCTGTTTGGGCTAATATTTAAAGTTCTACCAGATGTAAAAATTACCTGGAGTGATGTTTCGATTGGAGCTGCTATCACTGCACTATTATTTTCCTTTGGCAGGTTTGCTTTAGGGCAATATTTAGGAAACGGCAGTTTCGGTTCAACTTACGGTGCGGCAGGTTCAGTAGTAGTTGTCATCGCTTGGGTTTATTATGCTGCCCAGATTCTCTTTTTCGGTGCTGAGTTTACCCAAGTTTACGCCAGAAGATACGGTTCGCAAATTGTCCCAGATAAAAATGCTATCCCGATGACTGATAAAGCTCGCGCTAATCTAGGGATGAAATCTAAGGGTACAGGGCAAACTGACCAACCATCGGCAAAAAAACGAAATTCCAACTTTATTAATCGTCTATTTAGGAAGCTTACACAAGGCAAGCGCTTAAAACGCAGAACCAAAAATCAGTGATTTTTACAATAATGGAGTCTTTTCTTTGTCCATAAATTTACTAATATTGTCTTTGATTTTATTAATAAAATTCAAGCAGGTGAAAAGGGAGAAAAATAGCGCTAATGGACAAATGGTTTTCAATCAATTGGCAAGCAATTTTTGTCCCCAGCATGAGTATCCTCGAACTGATTGTTAGAGGTTCGCTGGTATACCTAGCGTTGTTCACAGTATTACGCTTTCTCCCAAGTAGACAAATGGGAACCCTTGGAATTACCGATTTGCTGGTGGTTGTATTATTTGCTGAAGCCGCACAAAATGCGATGGCAAGCACTTATACATCGATTACTGAAGGAGCAATTCTAGTAGGAACTGTTATTTTTTGGAGCTATTTGCTCAACTGGTTAGGCTACAAAGTTCCCCAGTTTCAACGCTTTCTTAATCCTCCACCTTTACTGCTTGTAAAAAATGGGCAAATGATTCTCCGTCATCTGGAACGCGAACTAATTACAGAAGAAGAGTTAATGAGCCAATTACGTCAGCAGGGTGTAGAATTTTTAGCTGATGTGAAAAAGGCGTACTTGGAAGCTGATGGTAGCATTAGTATTATTGCATCTGATAGGAAAAGCAGTTCTTTACCTCAACAGAAAGCAGATAAGACTGTAGTATAAGTGAATATATTTATAGATAATGTATAAGTTTGATTAGTAGTAGTCCGTTCTTGGCGCTTAAGCGATGTTTTTTTCTACAACACTTTTACTGTAAAACTGTAAAATATGACGGTTGAACTCTGTGACAGTCTGTGATTGAGCGTTATACCTTGCCAGAAATGGGCAATTTGTGGACGGAAGCTTATAAGTTAAAAACTTGGTTGCAAGTAGAAATTGCTGTTTGTGAGGCTCAAGCTGAATTAGGTTACATTCCTAGTGAGGCAGTTGAGGAAATTAAGGCAAAGGCGAATTTTGACCCAAAGAGGGTGTTAGAAATTGAAGCAGAAGTCCGCCACGATGTGATTGCTTTTTTAACAAACGTAAATGAATATGTTGGCGATGCAGGACGTTATATTCACTTAGGTTTGACTAGTTCGGATGTGCTGGATACGGCTTTAGCTTTGCAATTGGTAGCAAGTCTTGATTTGTTGTCCGAAGGTGTGGAAGATTTAATTACAAGCATTCGTGAAAAGGCAACAGAACATCGTTATACGGTGATGGCTGGACGATCGCACGGTATTCACGCTGAACCAATTACTTTTGGTTTTAAGCTGGCTGGATGGTTGGCAGAAATGTTGCGTCACCAAGAACGTTTGAAAATTCTCAAAGGAACGATCGCTGTAGGGAAAATCTCTGGTGCGGTAGGAACTTATGCGAATATCGAACCGCGTGTAGAAGCGATCGCCTGTGCTAAGTTGGGACTACAACCCGACACTGCATCAACTCAAGTTATTTCACGCGATCGTCATGCCGATTATGTGCAACAATTGGCTTTACTCGCTGCCTCTATTGAACGCTTTGCGGTGGAAATTCGCAACTTGCAAAGAACAGACGTTCTCGAAGTTGAAGAATTCTTTTCCAAAGGGCAAAAAGGCTCTTCAGCTATGCCACACAAGCGTAATCCCATCCGTTCCGAACGATTAACGGGAATGGCACGCATTATCAGAAGTCATACTGTGGCAGCTTTGGAAAACGTCGCACTTTGGCACGAACGCGACATTTCCCACAGTTCCGTTGAGCGGGTAATGTTTCCCGATGCTTGCATTTTGACACACTTCATGCTTAAAGAAACCATCGACTTAGTGAAAAACCTGCTGGTTTATCCTGAGAACATGGAAAGAAATCTCAACTGTTATGGTGGGGTAGTATTTAGTCAGAAAGTGCTACTTGCTTTAATAGAAAAAGGCATGAAGCGAGAAGAAGCATATAAAATTGTCCAAGAAAGCGCTCACGCAGCTTGGAATAAACCAGAAGGCAATTTTCACGATTTGATTAGCAAAGAGCCTCGCGTTACCGAGAAGTTATCGCCGGCAGAAATTGCGGAATGTTTCGATCCACAGCAGCATCTGAAGCATTTAGAGGAGGTTTACCAAAGGTTGGGAATTTAGAGTTGTTAGTAGAGACGCGAGGAACATCGCGTCTGTACAATGTTGGTGGTTAGTTGTCAAAAATTACTACTATCCACTATCCACTATCCACTCTCCTCCTAACTATCAAACACTTCCCCTAGCAAAGGTGTTACATTGCTTCGGATCGCCCGTTTGGATACCCCGCTTGAACCAGCTAACCCGTTGAGCTGAGGAACCATGCGTAAAAGATTCTGGTACAATATAACCTCTAGCTTGTTCTTGCAGGCGATCGTCACCAATGCTACTCGCTGCATTTAGCGCTTCTTCGATGTCACCTTCTTCCAGAATTTGTCGCGATCGCTCGGCACGATTTGCCCAAACTCCGGCAAAACAATCTGCTTGTAATTCCAACCTGACAGAAAGCTGATTCGCTTCCACTTCACCGACCTGGTTCTGCATCGCTCGAACTTTGTCGGAAATACCGAGTAAATTTTGAACATGATGCCCAACTTCGTGAGCAATCACATATGCTTGGGCAAAATCTCCTGGTGCTTGATATTTATTTTTCAGATCGCGGTAAAAACTCAAGTCAATGTAGACTTTTTCATCTCGCGGACAATAAAATGGACCAACTGCCGATCGCGCAAATCCACAAGCCGACTTAACCGCGTCGGAATAAAGAACTAATTTCGGTTCTACGTAGGTATTTCCTTGTTGCCGAAATATACTGCTCCATGTATCTTCTGTATCAGCCAAAACCACAGAGACAAAATCAACCATTTGGTCTTGACCTTGTGTTGTTCGAGGTGACTCAGTAGTCGGGCGATCGCTCTGCGGATTATCCTGTTGCCAAATTACACTCGGATCGCCACCTAGAAGCGCTACCACGAGCGATAAAATCACTGCTCCAATACCCCCACCCACCACTGGAGCAGAAATCCGCGATCCACGCCGATCTTCTACGTTCTCGCTCCGACGACCGATTTGCCAACGCATAATTACTACTTAGTAAAGTTACATATATTGCACAGCTTCAATTAGGTTGGAGAAAATCTTTACCAGTCTTTCAGCTATGTAACTAAGACTTTACTCGTTTAATGCATTGAAATCTTCTACCTGTAGACGAAGCGGCAAGTGAGAATAGTAAGCCTTAATGAATAATTTTTGTAGAGCGATCGCCTTAATTAAGAATATTAAATAAGCAACAGTATCATTGCTCTTCCCAAATTATACAGTACTGAAGTAAAACATTATATGAAATATACTTACAGCTTTTCACAGTGCAACGGCTGATTTAATTTATTTTCATAAAACTATAAAAATCAAAGGAAAGTATAAATAACTTCCCCTTTCTTATTAACTCAGTAACGCTCTAGGTAAACTTATGATTGAAGTCCTAGCCGCACTTTCTGCTTCTGCGGCAGTGGGAATTAGAATTGCTATACCCTTGCTTATCATTGGAGTGTTGCAAGGTCATAATTTTTGGTCGCAAGTCCCGATTTTATCTCGTATTTCCCCACCAGTATTATTCAGCTTTCTCACAGCTTGGTCACTAGTGGAATTATTTGCCTCAAAAAAGCTATTGGGACAACGAGTGCTACAACTTGTGGAAGTCTTATTATCGCCGCTTGTAGGGGCAATTATGGGGTTAACAGTAGCTTCAGCAACGCCTGCACCAGACTGGCTAATTGCTTTAATTGGCGGTTCGTTAGCTTTTGTACTTCAGCTTGTGCAAATTGCTTGGTTCTATCGCTTGCGCGGTTTACCTTTATGGGCAGTTTTTCTTCAAGATACCTTGTGCGTTGCTCTGGTACTATTTGCATTTAACGCTCCTTGGCAAGGAGGATTAATTGCTTTATTGCTGTTATGGTTTGCCATTCGTAGTGCTAAACAGTGGTATAGCTGGTATTACCAAGGTAAAAAATAAAAGTAAAAAGGTGAGCCACTGCGGTGGACGGGTCTCCCGGCATAGAGCAAGTGGCGAACCCGAAGGGTAAAAGTAAGAGGCAATTTTTACCTTTTATATCTTATGTTTTACAAAATACCTATCATGTGCAACAGACCGCGACCAGTAATTAACTCAAGAACTAAGGCAATAAAGCCAAGCATGGCGATACGACCATTCCAAACTTCGGCGCTAGTAGTCATACCCCACTCCCAACGCTCTGGTGGATAAATTCTCACCTTTTTCTTCATCTGATAGACTTGTGAAAGCTTCAGACTCGGAGATTCGAGTGCATCTAAAACTAAATCTGCCAAAGCTCTAATAAACAATGGATGGGTGTTGGGAGCAGGTACGCGACGGAAGTTTTCAATTCCCGATTCCTCTGCTACTTCTCGGTACTCAATATCAATTTCTTGTAATGTCTCGATGTGTTCTGAGACAAAACTGATAGGTACAACGACCAAATCCTTCACGCCTGTTGCGCCTAGTTCTTTAAGGGCATCATCAGTGTAAGGTTGCAGCCATTCTACCGGACCGACGCGACTTTGGTAAGCTAAGGTGTGTTCATTTGGTCGATTGAGGGTCTGCATGATTAAGGCAGTACATTCCTCAATTTCTTGCTGGTAGGGGTCGCCTGCTTCTTCAACGTAGTTTTTAGGAACACCATGAGCGCTGAAGAAGATATGAACAGAGTCGGGA
Coding sequences:
- a CDS encoding SDR family oxidoreductase, which produces MQLTNKVALVTGAGSGIAKATAKLFAKEGAKVAALGHTKEELEETVAQIKSDNGEAIPLIADISQPEEMQQAIQQIADKWGRLDIVFANAGINGVWAPIDELTPEEWDKTININLKGTFLTVKYAVPHLKKQGGSIIITSSVNGTRIFSNSGATAYSCSKAAQVAFTKMIALELAKHRIRVNVVCPGAIETNIGDSTQTRDLEHIQEPVEFPEGKIPLTDGKPGTSEQVAQLVLFLASDASSHITGTPIWIDGAESLIKA
- a CDS encoding carbon-nitrogen hydrolase family protein, whose amino-acid sequence is METEAMSEPKRLRMAVAQTTLREDPSNSVQLRESGREIRCLMCLAHEAGARLIHFPEGATCSPHKRIMSSDGCEKVGAADWNRVQWDVLQQELNQTAALARELRLWVVLGSVHRLTPPHRPHNSLYVISERGEVVTRYDERMLSKTKLTFMYTPGCIPVTFQVDGSTVWMLGWHGMSVYRSVQRVRAA
- a CDS encoding YihY/virulence factor BrkB family protein, whose product is MNVKGILGLFQETFQEWNNDKASRLSAALAYYTIFSIAPLLIIVIAIAGAVFGEEAASGQIFAQIQGLVGEAGAKLIQEAIKNASQPKQGTIASIISVVVLLFGATGLFTELQDALNTIWEVQPKPGRAVKNMVRTRFLSFAMVLGIGFLLLVSLVISGVLAAIVAYFNNLIPGIAFIWQIVNFLVGFAISTVLFGLIFKVLPDVKITWSDVSIGAAITALLFSFGRFALGQYLGNGSFGSTYGAAGSVVVVIAWVYYAAQILFFGAEFTQVYARRYGSQIVPDKNAIPMTDKARANLGMKSKGTGQTDQPSAKKRNSNFINRLFRKLTQGKRLKRRTKNQ
- a CDS encoding DUF421 domain-containing protein, translating into MDKWFSINWQAIFVPSMSILELIVRGSLVYLALFTVLRFLPSRQMGTLGITDLLVVVLFAEAAQNAMASTYTSITEGAILVGTVIFWSYLLNWLGYKVPQFQRFLNPPPLLLVKNGQMILRHLERELITEEELMSQLRQQGVEFLADVKKAYLEADGSISIIASDRKSSSLPQQKADKTVV
- the purB gene encoding adenylosuccinate lyase, which codes for MIERYTLPEMGNLWTEAYKLKTWLQVEIAVCEAQAELGYIPSEAVEEIKAKANFDPKRVLEIEAEVRHDVIAFLTNVNEYVGDAGRYIHLGLTSSDVLDTALALQLVASLDLLSEGVEDLITSIREKATEHRYTVMAGRSHGIHAEPITFGFKLAGWLAEMLRHQERLKILKGTIAVGKISGAVGTYANIEPRVEAIACAKLGLQPDTASTQVISRDRHADYVQQLALLAASIERFAVEIRNLQRTDVLEVEEFFSKGQKGSSAMPHKRNPIRSERLTGMARIIRSHTVAALENVALWHERDISHSSVERVMFPDACILTHFMLKETIDLVKNLLVYPENMERNLNCYGGVVFSQKVLLALIEKGMKREEAYKIVQESAHAAWNKPEGNFHDLISKEPRVTEKLSPAEIAECFDPQQHLKHLEEVYQRLGI
- the ypfJ gene encoding KPN_02809 family neutral zinc metallopeptidase, with amino-acid sequence MRWQIGRRSENVEDRRGSRISAPVVGGGIGAVILSLVVALLGGDPSVIWQQDNPQSDRPTTESPRTTQGQDQMVDFVSVVLADTEDTWSSIFRQQGNTYVEPKLVLYSDAVKSACGFARSAVGPFYCPRDEKVYIDLSFYRDLKNKYQAPGDFAQAYVIAHEVGHHVQNLLGISDKVRAMQNQVGEVEANQLSVRLELQADCFAGVWANRAERSRQILEEGDIEEALNAASSIGDDRLQEQARGYIVPESFTHGSSAQRVSWFKRGIQTGDPKQCNTFARGSV
- a CDS encoding DUF4126 domain-containing protein, which translates into the protein MIEVLAALSASAAVGIRIAIPLLIIGVLQGHNFWSQVPILSRISPPVLFSFLTAWSLVELFASKKLLGQRVLQLVEVLLSPLVGAIMGLTVASATPAPDWLIALIGGSLAFVLQLVQIAWFYRLRGLPLWAVFLQDTLCVALVLFAFNAPWQGGLIALLLLWFAIRSAKQWYSWYYQGKK
- the hemH gene encoding ferrochelatase produces the protein MDRVGVLLLNLGGPDKLEDVGPFLYNLFSDPEIIRLPFSWLQKPLAWLIASRRTQKSQENYKQIGGGSPLRRITEAQGEALKEQLQALGQEANIYVGMRYWHPYTEEAIAQLTQDNIEHLVILPLYPQFSISTSGSSFRLLDKLWQQDPKLQRIEYKVIPSWYKQPSYLQAMAELIAQELDQSPNPDSVHIFFSAHGVPKNYVEEAGDPYQQEIEECTALIMQTLNRPNEHTLAYQSRVGPVEWLQPYTDDALKELGATGVKDLVVVPISFVSEHIETLQEIDIEYREVAEESGIENFRRVPAPNTHPLFIRALADLVLDALESPSLKLSQVYQMKKKVRIYPPERWEWGMTTSAEVWNGRIAMLGFIALVLELITGRGLLHMIGIL